One segment of Brassica napus cultivar Da-Ae chromosome C3, Da-Ae, whole genome shotgun sequence DNA contains the following:
- the LOC106380594 gene encoding peroxisomal (S)-2-hydroxyacid oxidase GLO3, which yields MDQIVNVNEFQELAKLVLPKMYYEFYSGGAEDEHTLKENVEAFTRIMFRPRVLVDVSKIDTSTSILGYPISAPIMIAPTAVHMLAHPEGETATAKSAAACNTIMIDISKDEEL from the exons ATGGATCAGATAGTTAACGTGAATGAGTTTCAAGAGCTGGCGAAGCTCGTTCTCCCTAAGATGTACTATGAATTCTACAGCGGTGGAGCAGAGGATGAGCACACTCTCAAAGAAAACGTGGAAGCTTTCACTAGAATCAT GTTTAGGCCTAGAGTTCTTGTTGATGTGAGCAAAATAGATACGTCTACAAGCATATTGGGTTACCCTATCTCAGCTCCAATCATGATTGCTCCAACAGCTGTGCATATGTTGGCTCATCCAGAAGGAGAAACCGCGACGGCGAAGTCTGCAGCTGCGTGTAATACTATCATG ATTGATATCTCCAAAGATGAAGAACTTTGA